From Rickettsia endosymbiont of Ceutorhynchus obstrictus, a single genomic window includes:
- a CDS encoding CarD family transcriptional regulator, translating into MSTQSEFKIGQRIVYPAHGVGEIINIEFHTLAGTEIKVYVISFPQDKMTLKVPVSRAVVVGLRAVASKKDLDVIYSTLQGKAKQGNRMWSRRAQEYESKINSGNIVAVAEVLRDLHKNVDNDRSYSERTLYESALNRLAGELAILENINPAEAINKLVEVLREKLVA; encoded by the coding sequence ATGTCAACGCAATCTGAGTTTAAAATAGGACAAAGAATTGTATACCCGGCTCACGGAGTAGGAGAAATAATAAATATAGAATTTCATACTTTAGCCGGTACGGAAATTAAAGTTTACGTAATTTCTTTCCCGCAAGATAAAATGACGCTAAAAGTTCCTGTTAGCAGAGCGGTCGTTGTCGGTCTTAGAGCGGTTGCAAGCAAAAAAGATCTCGATGTAATATATTCCACCCTGCAAGGTAAAGCTAAACAAGGCAATAGAATGTGGAGTAGAAGAGCACAAGAATATGAAAGTAAAATTAACTCCGGAAATATTGTTGCTGTTGCCGAAGTATTGCGTGATCTCCACAAAAATGTCGATAATGATCGTTCTTACAGTGAAAGAACCCTTTACGAATCTGCATTAAATAGACTCGCCGGTGAGCTGGCTATTCTTGAAAATATAAACCCCGCCGAGGCAATTAATAAATTAGTAGAAGTATTGCGTGAGAAGCTGGTAGCGTAG
- a CDS encoding DsbA family protein: MYNIFIAIIFLLFLSSCSEDKVKDQEEKPEQVVTENNDALLEETENPTGTESITVQTNLEENRAETVVPEENINQDSAVQEQDKQKNETVTNSSAALIESSVTFNVGKNDIVLGNKESKVVMVEYFSPTCPHCAYYHTAAFPEIKKKYIDTNKIAYVIREFISNKQDLDAAILARCKGDIDSFLQFHKVILEQQDKWAYSNKYRDLLTNIGQIGGISPEVYQQCLSNDKITEILLANTNFVAKAPKFIGTPSFFVNGVQIEQGYTINNISVAIDKALEKDEVKI; the protein is encoded by the coding sequence ATGTATAATATTTTTATTGCGATAATATTTTTATTGTTTTTAAGCTCTTGTTCTGAAGACAAAGTAAAAGATCAAGAGGAAAAACCGGAGCAAGTCGTAACAGAAAATAACGACGCCCTATTAGAAGAAACAGAAAATCCTACCGGCACCGAGTCTATAACCGTGCAAACTAACTTAGAAGAAAACCGGGCGGAAACGGTTGTGCCTGAAGAAAATATTAATCAAGATTCGGCGGTGCAAGAGCAAGATAAGCAAAAAAATGAAACGGTAACAAATTCTAGCGCTGCCTTGATAGAATCTTCCGTAACTTTTAACGTAGGCAAAAACGATATCGTTCTTGGAAATAAAGAATCAAAAGTGGTTATGGTAGAATATTTTTCTCCTACTTGCCCGCATTGTGCTTATTACCACACGGCAGCTTTTCCGGAAATTAAGAAAAAATATATTGATACTAATAAAATAGCTTATGTTATTCGGGAATTTATTAGTAATAAACAAGATTTGGATGCAGCAATTTTAGCTCGTTGCAAAGGTGATATAGATAGCTTTTTACAATTTCATAAAGTAATATTAGAGCAGCAAGATAAATGGGCATATAGTAATAAATATCGTGACCTGTTAACAAATATCGGGCAAATAGGCGGTATTTCTCCTGAAGTCTATCAACAATGTTTAAGTAACGATAAAATTACGGAGATATTGCTTGCTAATACTAATTTTGTAGCAAAAGCTCCAAAATTTATCGGTACCCCGTCATTTTTTGTTAACGGTGTGCAGATTGAGCAAGGATATACTATTAATAATATTTCGGTGGCTATAGATAAAGCTTTAGAGAAAGATGAAGTTAAAATTTAG
- a CDS encoding AtpZ/AtpI family protein, translating to MDQEKLKNIQKRIKEFKATENSNLKSKQEINAFTIGVDLVAGTMVGVFIGITIDKLFNSKPLFLILCMIIGIIAGFNIIRQKLKITNKR from the coding sequence ATGGATCAGGAAAAATTAAAAAATATTCAAAAAAGAATAAAAGAATTTAAAGCAACAGAGAATTCTAATTTAAAGTCAAAGCAAGAAATTAATGCATTTACTATAGGCGTAGATTTAGTTGCCGGAACAATGGTCGGCGTGTTTATCGGCATAACGATCGATAAATTATTTAATTCCAAACCGTTATTTCTTATATTATGTATGATAATAGGAATTATTGCCGGCTTTAATATAATTCGGCAAAAATTAAAAATAACCAATAAAAGATGA
- a CDS encoding F0F1 ATP synthase subunit A, with product MTHSPLVQFNVKKLIEIQLSGIDISFTNSSGYMLLAVILALTYFYVALQKKQVIPSRLQASAEMIYNLVTGMLSQNVGAKGRKFIPLIFSLFIFILFCNLLGMIPYGFTVTSHISITFVLAIMVFLTVTIVGFYNYGLHFLTVFLPRGTPLWLAPLMIIIELFTYLARPLSLSLRLAANMMAGHILLKVIAGFTVSLMIYLKFIPIPLIVVLIGFEIFVAVLQAYIFTILSCVYLNDAINLH from the coding sequence ATGACGCACAGTCCTTTAGTCCAATTTAACGTAAAAAAGTTGATCGAAATCCAATTGTCGGGTATCGATATTAGTTTTACCAATTCAAGCGGCTATATGCTATTAGCCGTTATTTTAGCTTTGACTTATTTTTACGTAGCTTTACAAAAAAAACAAGTAATTCCTTCAAGGCTGCAGGCAAGTGCTGAAATGATCTATAATTTGGTTACCGGTATGCTAAGTCAGAATGTCGGAGCAAAGGGGCGTAAATTCATCCCGTTAATTTTCAGTTTATTTATATTTATTTTATTTTGCAATTTGCTAGGTATGATTCCCTACGGGTTTACCGTTACTAGCCATATCTCAATAACTTTTGTCTTGGCAATTATGGTTTTTTTAACGGTAACAATTGTCGGTTTTTATAATTACGGTCTGCATTTTTTGACCGTTTTTTTACCGCGTGGAACTCCCTTATGGCTTGCTCCCTTAATGATAATAATTGAATTATTTACTTATCTTGCAAGACCGCTAAGTTTATCATTGCGACTTGCCGCTAATATGATGGCCGGACATATCCTATTAAAGGTAATAGCCGGCTTTACGGTTTCCCTAATGATTTACTTGAAATTTATCCCGATACCTCTTATAGTTGTGCTAATCGGGTTTGAAATTTTTGTTGCAGTGCTTCAAGCTTATATTTTTACTATTCTTTCTTGTGTGTATCTTAATGATGCTATTAATTTACACTAA
- a CDS encoding F0F1 ATP synthase subunit C — MDMISLKYIGVGFMAIGMFGAALGVSNIFSSLLSSIARNPSASEQLQRMALIGAGLAEAMGLFSFVIAMLLIFS, encoded by the coding sequence ATGGATATGATCTCTTTAAAATATATAGGTGTCGGGTTTATGGCTATCGGTATGTTTGGAGCGGCACTCGGTGTGAGTAATATATTTAGCTCACTACTAAGTTCGATAGCTCGAAACCCTTCGGCTTCCGAACAACTCCAAAGAATGGCATTAATCGGTGCCGGACTTGCGGAAGCGATGGGACTGTTTTCTTTCGTGATTGCTATGCTACTGATATTTTCTTGA
- a CDS encoding ATP F0F1 synthase subunit B' (Produces ATP from ADP in the presence of a proton gradient across the membrane. Subunit B' is part of the membrane proton channel.) — protein MPQFDLTNYYSQIFWLIVTFSLLYIVAYKFIVPVAEKILNNRQTNIQDNVEQADKLTLEAEELNKHYNEELTKISDDIAYLKKEAINSLEAAFLVKKTNMEKELKQQIKQNLEDINIANKVFWSNENDAVASLAANIIKKITGKQADINLLKKK, from the coding sequence ATGCCGCAATTTGATCTTACTAACTATTATTCACAAATTTTTTGGCTAATTGTTACTTTCAGTTTGCTATATATTGTTGCTTATAAGTTTATAGTGCCTGTTGCTGAGAAAATTTTAAATAATAGACAAACAAATATTCAAGATAATGTAGAGCAAGCGGACAAATTAACGCTAGAAGCTGAAGAATTAAATAAGCATTATAATGAAGAATTAACTAAGATATCAGACGATATAGCATATCTGAAAAAAGAGGCTATAAATTCCTTGGAAGCTGCTTTTTTGGTAAAAAAAACTAATATGGAAAAAGAGTTAAAACAGCAGATAAAACAAAATCTTGAAGATATAAATATAGCAAATAAAGTCTTTTGGTCTAATGAAAACGACGCCGTGGCAAGTTTAGCTGCTAATATAATTAAAAAAATTACCGGTAAGCAAGCTGATATAAATTTACTAAAGAAAAAATAA
- a CDS encoding ATP F0F1 synthase subunit B (Produces ATP from ADP in the presence of a proton gradient across the membrane. Subunit B is part of the membrane proton channel.), with the protein MHFLDESFWLAISFILFLYLLYRPIKKVILNSLDAKILEVQEKVLKAEKLKDDAVLLFEQTRKQLEILEVLRNQMLQEGQKHTEEIVKEKNKEIEEFLERKKIEVVKLIENQKNQASQTLQIEFCDQVIELVLAYFQSSKSTDFLDSDIAKNLMNNQIKNPDNKYN; encoded by the coding sequence ATGCATTTTCTAGATGAAAGCTTTTGGCTTGCGATTAGTTTTATACTTTTTTTATATTTACTTTACCGACCGATAAAAAAAGTGATTTTGAACTCCTTAGATGCAAAAATTTTAGAAGTTCAGGAAAAAGTTTTAAAAGCCGAAAAGCTAAAAGATGATGCTGTTTTGTTATTTGAGCAAACTAGGAAACAACTAGAAATATTAGAAGTTTTACGTAATCAAATGCTGCAAGAAGGGCAAAAACATACCGAAGAAATAGTTAAAGAAAAAAATAAGGAAATTGAAGAATTTTTAGAACGTAAAAAAATAGAAGTTGTTAAGTTAATCGAAAATCAGAAAAACCAAGCAAGTCAAACTTTACAAATCGAATTTTGTGACCAAGTAATAGAATTAGTTTTAGCTTATTTTCAATCATCAAAAAGTACCGACTTTTTAGATAGTGATATTGCTAAAAATCTAATGAATAATCAAATTAAAAATCCCGATAATAAATATAATTAG
- a CDS encoding succinate dehydrogenase iron-sulfur subunit, producing MAELRLPPNSVVRGGKVHKATATAKQPRTVKIYRYDPDSGQNPSMDSYEIDLTKTGPMVLDILIKIKNEIDSTLTFRRSCREGICGSCAMNIDGTNTLACIKPIEDISGDIKIYPLPHMKVVKDLVADMSHFYAQYESIEPWLKADSPPPSNSERLQSLKEREKLDGLYECILCACCSTACPSYWWNGDKYLGPAILLQAYRWIADSRDDHTGERLDDLEDPFKLYRCHTIMNCTKTCPKGLNPAKAIAEIKSLIVERHGV from the coding sequence ATGGCAGAGTTAAGATTACCGCCGAATTCTGTTGTACGAGGCGGCAAAGTGCATAAAGCAACTGCTACGGCAAAACAGCCGCGCACAGTTAAAATTTACCGATACGATCCGGATTCAGGTCAGAATCCGAGTATGGACAGTTATGAGATAGATTTAACCAAAACCGGTCCGATGGTTTTAGATATCTTAATAAAAATCAAAAATGAAATAGATTCTACTTTAACATTTAGGCGTTCTTGTCGAGAAGGAATTTGCGGCAGTTGCGCTATGAATATAGACGGGACCAATACTTTAGCTTGCATCAAGCCGATAGAAGACATATCAGGTGATATTAAGATCTATCCGCTTCCTCATATGAAAGTGGTTAAAGATTTAGTGGCGGACATGTCGCATTTTTATGCCCAATATGAATCTATAGAACCGTGGCTTAAAGCTGATAGCCCGCCTCCTTCCAATAGCGAACGGTTACAATCTCTGAAAGAACGAGAGAAACTTGACGGCTTATATGAATGTATATTATGCGCCTGTTGCTCTACTGCTTGCCCTAGCTATTGGTGGAACGGCGATAAATATTTAGGTCCGGCTATTCTACTCCAAGCTTATAGATGGATTGCTGATTCTAGAGACGATCATACCGGTGAGCGACTTGACGATTTAGAAGACCCGTTTAAACTTTACCGCTGTCATACAATTATGAATTGTACAAAAACCTGCCCGAAAGGCTTAAACCCCGCTAAAGCCATTGCAGAAATAAAAAGTTTGATTGTAGAGCGTCATGGCGTGTAG
- the ftsH gene encoding ATP-dependent zinc metalloprotease FtsH encodes MNNQGKNILIWAVIFIFTILLFNVFQSDSLMGSKNHITFSDFLARIDEKTISSVKIQGRVIEGISSDGSSFTTYAPDYPDLINRLNNNEVSIEVVPPDTKMHSLLGIFISWFPMLLLIGVWVFFMRQMHSGGKAMGFGKSKAKLLSDKGQKITFKDVAGIDEAKEELTEIVDFLRDPGKFQKIGGKIPKGCLLIGPPGTGKTLLARAIAGEANVPFFSISGSDFVEMFVGVGASRVRDMFEQGKRNAPCIIFIDEIDAVGRHRGIGMGGGNDEREQTLNQMLVEMDGFETNEGVVIIAATNRPDVLDRALLRPGRFDRQIVVSNPDINGREQILKVHLKKVKCNSNILPRIIARGTPGFSGAQLANLVNEAALLAARRDKKEVDMSDLEEARDKVLMGVEHHSMIRSDEEKKRTAYHEAGHAIVGLYSSASHPIHKATIIPRGRALGMVERLPETDQYSESREQLESDIAVSMGGRVAEEIIYGRNKVTSGASADIKGATQVARAMVTQLGLSDLVGPIFHGSAGDDIYGRQNTSERSEATADLIDAEVKRIITEGYDFAKNILTKHIDQLHILANALVEYETLSGQQIKNLLSNRPLDAEEENTFPLTPSPVIKVDKEKSASKTKANNTKTEDKKPA; translated from the coding sequence ATGAATAATCAAGGTAAAAATATTTTAATCTGGGCAGTAATTTTTATTTTTACAATATTGCTTTTTAATGTTTTTCAGTCAGATAGCTTAATGGGCAGCAAAAACCATATTACTTTCTCGGATTTTCTAGCAAGAATTGATGAAAAAACTATTAGTTCGGTAAAAATTCAAGGTAGAGTAATCGAAGGTATCTCTTCCGACGGTTCTTCCTTTACTACTTACGCACCCGATTATCCGGATTTAATAAATCGTCTTAATAATAATGAAGTAAGTATTGAGGTCGTACCTCCCGATACAAAAATGCATTCTTTACTAGGTATTTTTATTTCTTGGTTCCCGATGTTACTGTTAATCGGCGTTTGGGTTTTCTTTATGCGCCAAATGCATAGCGGCGGTAAAGCAATGGGTTTCGGTAAATCTAAAGCTAAATTATTATCGGATAAAGGACAAAAGATTACCTTTAAGGACGTAGCCGGTATTGATGAGGCAAAAGAAGAATTAACGGAAATTGTTGATTTTTTAAGAGATCCCGGTAAGTTTCAAAAAATCGGCGGTAAAATTCCGAAAGGGTGTTTACTAATAGGTCCGCCGGGAACCGGAAAAACTCTTTTGGCGAGAGCAATAGCAGGTGAGGCTAACGTACCGTTTTTTAGCATATCAGGCTCTGATTTTGTTGAAATGTTTGTCGGCGTCGGTGCAAGCCGTGTACGCGACATGTTTGAGCAAGGTAAACGTAATGCACCTTGCATTATTTTTATCGATGAGATTGATGCGGTAGGTCGCCATAGAGGTATCGGCATGGGCGGCGGTAATGATGAGCGTGAGCAAACGCTTAACCAAATGCTAGTTGAAATGGATGGATTTGAAACAAATGAGGGTGTTGTTATTATCGCGGCCACTAACCGCCCTGACGTCCTTGATCGAGCATTATTACGTCCCGGTAGATTTGATCGTCAAATTGTAGTATCTAACCCCGATATTAATGGGCGAGAACAAATTTTAAAGGTACATTTGAAAAAAGTAAAATGTAATAGCAATATATTACCTAGAATTATTGCCCGCGGTACTCCCGGATTTTCCGGTGCGCAACTTGCTAATTTAGTTAATGAAGCTGCATTACTTGCCGCAAGGCGAGATAAGAAAGAAGTAGATATGAGTGATTTGGAGGAAGCAAGAGATAAAGTATTAATGGGAGTTGAACATCACTCAATGATACGATCTGACGAAGAAAAAAAACGAACGGCATACCATGAAGCAGGGCATGCAATTGTAGGGCTTTATTCTTCCGCTTCTCATCCTATTCACAAAGCTACTATTATTCCGAGAGGCAGAGCGCTTGGGATGGTCGAAAGATTACCGGAAACAGACCAATATTCTGAAAGCCGAGAGCAATTAGAATCAGATATAGCCGTTTCTATGGGTGGAAGAGTAGCGGAAGAAATTATTTACGGCAGAAATAAAGTTACTTCCGGTGCTTCGGCAGATATAAAAGGAGCTACGCAGGTAGCTAGAGCTATGGTTACACAATTAGGATTAAGCGATCTAGTCGGACCGATATTCCATGGTTCAGCCGGTGACGATATATACGGTAGACAAAATACTAGCGAAAGGTCGGAAGCTACTGCGGATTTAATTGATGCAGAGGTAAAAAGAATTATTACGGAAGGATATGATTTTGCTAAAAATATTTTAACCAAGCATATTGATCAACTTCATATACTTGCAAATGCTTTAGTAGAATATGAAACATTATCCGGTCAGCAAATTAAAAATTTGCTTAGTAATAGACCTTTAGACGCTGAGGAAGAAAATACTTTTCCGCTAACTCCTTCTCCTGTTATTAAGGTAGATAAGGAAAAATCTGCTAGTAAAACAAAAGCAAATAATACTAAAACCGAGGATAAAAAGCCTGCTTGA
- the tilS gene encoding tRNA lysidine(34) synthetase TilS: MLYKKFQNNISDLIDNFPFSKIAIAVSGGADSTTLLYLTSFWAKKNNIKLFVISVDHNLRKQSKLENDYVKEISDKLGHPHYQLHFDHQNNFSNLQERAREGRYELMTDLCHKLDILILLTAHHEDDYVENFCIRLERKSGIFGLSSNNINWYNNIQIARPLFNVPKSELISYLIANNIKWFEDESNLSDKYQRNVIRKKLAQEKEYIKTDIQLRQVETNELLESKFKPELIAAIAESVKIYEFGFACLNLLEFAKFSFEVRVQLISFLLIIISGNKNSTRFYSIAPILTLIEKATKLKKTLHGCIIKRIENNLLIYREFGKKLPSNITLQNKSVIWDNRFHITKNIKIRERASNDIGEEGLFEYVTNLTLKDYSAIKKYLDIKLLKDLTFGNHIAILFTLPVIKILEKVIAMPHISYYDNERKIFNVSFNPSFISRFTHFC; the protein is encoded by the coding sequence ATGCTTTACAAAAAATTTCAAAATAATATTAGCGATTTAATCGATAATTTTCCTTTCTCCAAAATTGCTATTGCCGTTTCCGGCGGTGCCGATTCAACAACTCTTTTATATCTTACTAGCTTCTGGGCAAAAAAGAATAATATTAAATTATTTGTTATATCCGTCGATCATAATTTAAGAAAACAATCAAAATTAGAAAATGACTATGTAAAAGAAATAAGCGATAAGCTAGGGCATCCTCATTATCAATTACATTTTGATCATCAAAATAATTTTTCTAATTTGCAAGAAAGAGCAAGAGAAGGACGCTACGAGTTAATGACCGATTTATGTCACAAACTCGATATATTAATTCTTTTAACAGCTCACCATGAGGATGATTATGTTGAAAATTTTTGTATAAGATTAGAACGTAAAAGCGGTATATTCGGTTTAAGCAGTAATAATATTAACTGGTATAATAATATCCAAATAGCACGACCTTTATTTAACGTCCCGAAAAGTGAACTGATTAGTTATTTAATTGCTAATAATATTAAATGGTTTGAAGACGAGTCTAATTTATCGGACAAATATCAACGTAACGTTATTAGGAAAAAACTTGCACAAGAAAAAGAATATATTAAAACCGATATACAGCTAAGACAGGTTGAAACTAATGAACTACTAGAAAGTAAATTTAAACCTGAGCTAATTGCTGCAATAGCAGAATCGGTAAAAATTTATGAATTCGGTTTTGCCTGTTTAAACTTGCTAGAATTTGCTAAATTTTCTTTTGAAGTAAGAGTACAATTAATTAGTTTTTTACTTATAATAATCAGCGGCAATAAAAATAGCACACGTTTTTATTCGATAGCACCGATATTAACTTTGATTGAAAAGGCTACGAAATTAAAAAAAACCCTACATGGTTGCATCATTAAACGAATAGAAAATAATTTACTGATATACCGAGAATTCGGCAAAAAACTTCCAAGCAATATAACATTACAAAATAAATCTGTTATTTGGGATAATAGATTTCATATTACAAAAAACATAAAAATACGTGAAAGGGCGAGCAACGATATAGGCGAGGAGGGATTATTTGAATATGTAACTAATTTAACACTGAAAGATTACAGTGCGATAAAAAAATATTTAGATATTAAATTACTAAAAGATTTAACTTTTGGAAACCACATAGCAATTTTATTTACCCTGCCGGTAATTAAAATACTTGAAAAAGTTATAGCAATGCCTCATATATCATATTATGATAACGAGAGAAAAATTTTTAACGTTTCTTTTAATCCGAGTTTTATATCACGTTTTACACATTTTTGTTAG
- a CDS encoding 50S ribosomal protein L11 methyltransferase has protein sequence MITSYSQLKDTFKVFFNIKYRDIEIFEEFFAEKASATSMCEIKSDTIESKSDDIWNFEAYYNHKPNLSLLKKQIQELAKYNNLEIIKDIYLERIEDKDWVAFYQSQLTPIETKHFFISTKLHLDKCPKDKILLLIEASRAFGTGQHETTLGCLEAIEDLADIYSNDLSIHKILDIGTGTGILSFAAEKLWSKAQIFACDIDKIAVEIAGENAKFNNSNVIFYKNSEDKILLSKQKNTKFDLIIGNILASPLIELSSQIGLMIEAKGHLILSGFLDYQLFEVKNAYQSIGFEPKKIIRKNSWVILILQFTGK, from the coding sequence ATGATTACATCATATAGTCAATTAAAAGATACTTTCAAAGTTTTTTTTAACATTAAATATCGCGATATTGAAATTTTTGAAGAATTTTTTGCAGAAAAAGCTAGCGCTACGTCGATGTGTGAAATCAAATCCGATACTATCGAATCAAAGTCTGACGATATTTGGAATTTTGAGGCTTATTATAATCACAAACCTAATTTGTCACTATTAAAAAAACAAATTCAAGAATTAGCAAAATATAATAATCTTGAAATTATCAAGGATATTTACCTAGAAAGAATTGAGGATAAGGATTGGGTAGCATTTTATCAAAGTCAATTGACCCCAATAGAAACCAAACATTTTTTTATTAGCACAAAGTTACATTTAGATAAATGTCCTAAAGATAAAATCTTACTACTTATTGAGGCTTCAAGGGCTTTCGGCACAGGTCAGCATGAAACTACTTTAGGGTGCCTTGAAGCCATAGAAGATTTAGCCGATATATACTCAAATGATTTGAGTATACATAAAATATTAGATATCGGTACCGGTACGGGAATATTATCTTTTGCAGCCGAAAAACTTTGGTCGAAAGCACAAATTTTTGCCTGTGATATCGATAAAATAGCAGTAGAAATAGCCGGGGAAAATGCTAAATTTAATAACTCTAACGTAATTTTTTATAAAAATAGCGAAGATAAAATTTTACTTTCTAAACAGAAAAATACTAAGTTCGACTTAATTATCGGTAATATTTTAGCATCGCCGTTAATTGAATTATCAAGTCAAATCGGATTAATGATTGAAGCAAAAGGGCATCTTATATTGTCCGGCTTTCTTGATTATCAACTATTCGAGGTTAAAAATGCTTATCAATCAATAGGGTTTGAGCCTAAAAAAATTATACGTAAGAATTCGTGGGTAATATTAATATTGCAATTTACCGGTAAGTAA
- the tlc1 gene encoding ATP/ADP exchange transporter Tlc1 — protein sequence MNTVKSDAKKSDDYVSELRKIIWPIEWHENKKFLPMAFMMFCILLNYSTLRSIKDGFVVTAIGPESISFLKTYIVLPSAVLAMIIYVKLCDILKPENVFYTVTSFFLVYFVLFAFVLYPYPDLIHPDPEYIASLSSSYPNFKWFIRIIGKWSFASFYAMSELWGTLMLSLLFWQFANQITKTEEAKRFYSMFGLLANLALPVTSVIIGYFLNEKTQIVAEHLKFTPLFIIMITSSVVILLLYRWMNKNVLTDPRLYDPSLVKEKKNKAKLSLIESFKMIFASKYIGFIALLLIVYGISVNLVEGVWKSKVHQLYPTKEAYTMYMGQFQAYQGWAAIAFMIIGSNILRKVSWMTAAIITPLMMLITGIAFFVFIFFDSVIARHLTGVLASGPLVLAVTIGMIQNVLSKGVKYSLFDATKNMAYIPLDKDLRVKGQAAVEVIGGRLGKSGGAIIQSTFFILFPAFGFVEATPFFASIFFVIVILWLYAVKGLNKQYQALVTTK from the coding sequence ATGAATACCGTAAAAAGTGATGCCAAAAAAAGTGACGATTACGTTTCGGAGCTTAGAAAAATAATTTGGCCGATTGAGTGGCACGAAAACAAAAAATTCTTGCCGATGGCTTTTATGATGTTTTGTATTTTATTAAACTATTCAACGCTTAGGTCAATTAAAGACGGTTTTGTAGTAACCGCTATCGGACCTGAATCAATAAGTTTCTTAAAAACTTATATAGTTTTACCGTCGGCAGTGCTTGCCATGATAATCTACGTCAAACTCTGTGATATTCTAAAACCGGAAAATGTTTTTTATACCGTGACATCATTCTTTTTGGTATATTTTGTGCTGTTTGCTTTTGTTTTATATCCGTATCCTGATTTAATTCATCCCGATCCTGAATATATAGCTTCTTTAAGTAGCAGCTACCCAAATTTTAAATGGTTTATTAGAATAATCGGTAAGTGGAGTTTTGCATCTTTTTATGCGATGTCGGAACTTTGGGGTACTTTAATGTTAAGCTTACTATTTTGGCAATTTGCTAACCAAATTACTAAAACTGAAGAAGCAAAGCGATTTTATTCAATGTTCGGGTTACTTGCTAATTTAGCGTTGCCTGTTACTTCTGTGATTATCGGCTATTTTTTAAATGAAAAAACTCAGATAGTTGCCGAGCATTTAAAATTTACGCCGTTATTTATCATTATGATAACAAGTAGTGTAGTTATTCTATTATTATATAGGTGGATGAATAAAAACGTTCTTACCGATCCAAGGCTTTACGATCCGTCTCTTGTCAAAGAGAAGAAAAATAAAGCAAAATTGTCGTTAATCGAAAGTTTTAAAATGATTTTTGCCTCTAAATATATAGGTTTTATTGCTTTATTGCTGATCGTTTACGGTATTTCGGTAAATCTTGTAGAAGGTGTTTGGAAATCAAAAGTTCACCAATTATATCCGACAAAAGAAGCCTATACGATGTATATGGGACAGTTTCAGGCTTATCAAGGGTGGGCGGCAATTGCTTTCATGATTATAGGAAGTAATATTTTAAGGAAAGTATCGTGGATGACGGCAGCAATTATAACGCCTTTAATGATGTTGATTACCGGTATTGCTTTCTTTGTTTTTATTTTCTTCGACAGCGTTATTGCTAGGCACCTCACCGGTGTATTGGCTTCGGGACCGCTTGTATTAGCCGTTACAATCGGTATGATTCAAAATGTTTTGAGTAAAGGGGTGAAATATTCGTTATTTGACGCCACTAAAAATATGGCATATATACCGCTTGATAAAGATTTAAGAGTAAAAGGGCAAGCTGCCGTTGAGGTTATAGGCGGTAGGCTCGGTAAATCGGGAGGGGCGATTATTCAATCGACTTTCTTTATTTTATTTCCGGCTTTTGGTTTTGTTGAAGCAACACCGTTTTTTGCCTCTATATTTTTCGTGATAGTAATATTATGGCTATATGCGGTTAAAGGGTTAAATAAGCAATATCAAGCTTTAGTAACGACGAAATAG